The Gammaproteobacteria bacterium genome contains the following window.
AGTTGCTGGTGGCGGCTCAGCACGCGCAGCTTGGTGATCGTGGAGTAACCTTGCACCTGTTCAAACGCACAGCTCACGTTGGCGGCCGAGAGCTGGGTTTGCAAAATGTCCGCCGCCTCGTCTTGCCCAGTGAGGCCCAGGAGGGTGACCTGCGCCCCCAGTGCGGCAATGTTTAATGCTACGTTACCCGCTCCCCCGGCGCGCTCCACCGCCTGTTCGATGCGCACCACCGGCACCGGCGCCTCGGGCGAGATACGCACCGTCACACCATGCCAGTAACGATCGAGCATGATATCCCCAACCACGAGCACCCGGGCGGCGGTAAAGTCAGGTAGGTGAGTCACGAATCCCTCTGCGTGTCGATTTTAGGGGTTACTCATAAGTCAATAAATAAGTCTACACTTCCCGCTATGTTCCCGCCCCCTATGTAGGGGGGTGAGGCAGCAAAGCTGCCGAACGGGTGCACAAGGATGTGCACCCTGGACTTTTGCGCGGCGCAGGAAGCATAGCGCAAAAGACAGGGTGGGGATAGGTAAAAAGGGTATTTACTCAGGAGTCACATCATAAGGATTGTAATCTGATTTTGCGACTCCTGAGTAAATCATAGCATAATAGACACAAGCGATCCGACGGCTGAAATATCCGGCTCAATGAAAATCCTTTTGCAAAGCGCCCCGTACCTTGGCTAGCCGTCTTCAATCCAGATTGACGGTCATCAGCCGCGCCCTGCCGCGGCTAGTCAGATTCGGGTGTCGCCGACCGTCCGTTGTGCCGCAGCGCATCCTGATTGCCCATCATCTACTACTCGGCGACACACTGATGCTGACACCCCTCCTCGCCAAGCTGCGCCAGAATTTTCCGTCAGCCGAGATCGTGATGACCACGCCCAAGGCCATCACGCCTTTGTACGCAAAATCACCCTATGGCGTGCGCGCCCTGCCCTTCGATCCGCGCGACGCCGCAACGCTGCCACCGCTGTTTGCCGAGTCCGGCTTCGATCTCGCCATCGTACCCGGCGACAACCGCCATGCGTGGCTTTCGCTGGCGCTCGGTGCACGCTGGATCGTCGCATTCGCGGGCGACCGGCCTGCCTACAAAAGTTGGCCAGTAGACGAACTGATACCCTACCCCAATACCCCCGCCGCCTGGGGCGACATGGTCGCACAACTGGCGCCAGGGCCAGCGCCACAGACCTATGCACCCGGCGACTGGCCTGCGCCACCCTTTAGATCTTTCGACACCCCCACCAGCCCCTATTGTGTGTTGCACGTCGGGGCGAGTACACCGCTCAAGCTGTGGGAACCAGACAAATGGCGCATCCTTGCCAACATGCTCACGCAGCGCGGCCTGCAAGTCATCTGGAGCGGTGGCAAATACGAAGAGCGCATCGTTGCCCAAATAGACCCGGACGGAGATTTTCAATCCTACGCGGGCCGGCTCGATCTGGCTCAGCTTTGGCATCTCGTGCAGGGCGCGCAGCTATTGGTGTCACACGACACGGGCGTGGCGCACCTGGGGCGTCTTACCGGCACACCCACCGTCACCCTGTTCGGGCCCGGATCGAGTATCATCTGTGGCGCCGGCGATTTCTGGCGCAACGCACCCTACCGCGCGGTCACCATTCCAGACTTCCCATGCCGCGACCAACGCGTCCTGTTCAAGCGCGAAATCGCCTGGGTACGCCGCTGTGGCCGCGGCATAGACAAGTGCGCCGCGCCGCGCTGCATGCAGGCGATGGACACTGCGTTGGTCATGAACGCCATCAATGACCTGCGCCTATCAACCGCTAACGCGTCATAGGTTGGCGAACACAATGAGCCCATCAGGCATCTCACTTAGCGGCCCGTTTCCCGTAAAAAAATTTCTGGCGCCTGGTTACTGGCCAACCTGGATCGGATTGGGGATCCTCTGGTGCATCGCACAACTTCCTCATCGCTGGCAATTTCAAATCGGAAAACTCATCGGACGGATGATGTATCTGAGCTCCCGGCGGCGCAGACATATCGCTGAAATCAATCTCAAACTGTGCTTCCCAGAACTCGATGAAAATCAGCGCACGCACTTATTGAAAAAGCACTTCGCTTCACTGGGAATGGGTCTGGTGGAAACGGCGATGTCCTGGTGGACGTCCGATGCACGCATGCGCAAGCTGGCGCGCATCGAAGGACTCGAACACCTGGAGCAGGCCTTGCGATACGGCAAGGGCGTGATCTTGCTCAGCGCCCACTTTACCAATCTGGAAATCGGCACGCATTTATTGGCCATCCACACCCGATTCCACGCCATGTACAGGGCGCACAAGAACCCGTTATTCGATGCGGTCATGAAGCGCGCGCGCGAGGCGCGTTGTGAAAAGGCCATCTCCAGCGACGACGTGCGCGGCATGCTGAACAGCCTGAAACAGAACATCCCGGTCTGGTACGCCTCTGACCAGAATTACGGACTCAAACACAGCGTGTTTGTCCCTTTCTTTGGAATCATGGCGGCCACCAACCCCGCGCCGGCGCGACTGGCGCGGCTCAGCG
Protein-coding sequences here:
- the lpxL gene encoding LpxL/LpxP family Kdo(2)-lipid IV(A) lauroyl/palmitoleoyl acyltransferase, with translation MSPSGISLSGPFPVKKFLAPGYWPTWIGLGILWCIAQLPHRWQFQIGKLIGRMMYLSSRRRRHIAEINLKLCFPELDENQRTHLLKKHFASLGMGLVETAMSWWTSDARMRKLARIEGLEHLEQALRYGKGVILLSAHFTNLEIGTHLLAIHTRFHAMYRAHKNPLFDAVMKRAREARCEKAISSDDVRGMLNSLKQNIPVWYASDQNYGLKHSVFVPFFGIMAATNPAPARLARLSGAPIVPFMIQRRDDRHDYLLTLLPAMDGIPGDDLKRDMLCISQLIETQVRKAPEQYLWVHRRFKDRPPGEASFYES
- a CDS encoding glycosyltransferase family 9 protein, whose protein sequence is MLTPLLAKLRQNFPSAEIVMTTPKAITPLYAKSPYGVRALPFDPRDAATLPPLFAESGFDLAIVPGDNRHAWLSLALGARWIVAFAGDRPAYKSWPVDELIPYPNTPAAWGDMVAQLAPGPAPQTYAPGDWPAPPFRSFDTPTSPYCVLHVGASTPLKLWEPDKWRILANMLTQRGLQVIWSGGKYEERIVAQIDPDGDFQSYAGRLDLAQLWHLVQGAQLLVSHDTGVAHLGRLTGTPTVTLFGPGSSIICGAGDFWRNAPYRAVTIPDFPCRDQRVLFKREIAWVRRCGRGIDKCAAPRCMQAMDTALVMNAINDLRLSTANAS